In Streptomyces hawaiiensis, one genomic interval encodes:
- a CDS encoding helix-turn-helix domain-containing protein, protein MPVVLSTASLPAAERGERWHHAVSHTFIPLDVRLLEDDPSPGRIVSDRLGSLRVSQVQAGPQVVTRSRRLIAQDGKEFLILTLQRRGSALKEQDGRETRIGPGDFSLSDSSRLFRKKVEGAFCFTSFHFPREDLRVRDEDLRALTATAFSGREGGAALVATYFARLAREAAHLDAFAGRQFADTALDLLALLINERRGRFVPQAPETAAATLVRVKDHILRHLADPGLAPAGIAAAHFVSVRYLHKLFQPEGVTVGEWIRTQRLERCRRDLQRAPALEHGIAAVARRWGFTSPSHFSRAFRAAYGMTPREWRIHSLSGAATTGAAERERPGGPARCP, encoded by the coding sequence ATGCCCGTCGTCCTTTCCACCGCGTCACTGCCGGCGGCCGAACGCGGGGAGCGCTGGCACCACGCGGTGTCCCACACCTTCATCCCGCTCGATGTGCGACTCCTGGAGGACGATCCGTCGCCCGGCCGCATCGTCAGCGACCGGCTGGGTTCCTTACGGGTCTCGCAGGTCCAGGCGGGCCCGCAGGTCGTGACGCGCAGCAGGCGGCTGATCGCTCAGGACGGGAAGGAGTTCCTCATCCTCACCCTGCAGCGGCGGGGCAGCGCCCTCAAGGAGCAGGACGGGAGAGAGACCCGCATCGGGCCGGGCGACTTCTCCCTCTCCGACTCCTCCCGGCTCTTCAGGAAGAAGGTGGAGGGCGCGTTCTGCTTCACCTCCTTCCACTTCCCCCGCGAGGATCTCCGGGTGCGCGACGAGGACCTGCGGGCGCTCACCGCCACGGCGTTCTCCGGCCGGGAGGGCGGCGCCGCCCTGGTGGCGACCTACTTCGCTCGCCTGGCCCGGGAAGCGGCGCATCTCGACGCCTTCGCCGGCCGCCAGTTCGCCGACACGGCGCTCGACCTGCTGGCGCTGCTGATCAACGAACGGCGCGGCCGCTTCGTCCCCCAGGCCCCGGAGACCGCCGCGGCCACCCTCGTGCGCGTCAAGGACCACATCCTGCGCCACCTCGCCGACCCCGGCCTGGCACCGGCCGGCATCGCCGCCGCGCACTTCGTCTCGGTCCGCTACCTGCACAAGCTGTTCCAGCCGGAGGGCGTGACGGTCGGGGAGTGGATCCGCACGCAGCGGCTGGAGCGGTGCCGCCGCGATCTGCAGCGCGCCCCGGCCCTGGAGCACGGGATCGCGGCCGTCGCCCGGCGCTGGGGATTCACGAGCCCCAGCCACTTCAGCCGGGCCTTCCGGGCGGCCTACGGGATGACGCCCCGCGAGTGGCGGATCCACAGCCTGTCCGGGGCAGCGACGACGGGCGCGGCAGAGCGGGAACGTCCCGGCGGACCGGCTCGTTGCCCATGA